The following proteins are co-located in the Myroides profundi genome:
- a CDS encoding porin family protein, with amino-acid sequence MKKITLSLIAALAIGFSANAQTPDVKIGIKGGFNISNISNFEDSSSRPAFHIGAVAEIFINEKFSIQPELLYSAQGARYDYTETIISNYYYSSKTKTETLKLDYITIPVIAKYYIVKGLNVQAGPQFAFNVTAKNHMEDIKENVKSFEFGLGLGAGYELSNGIFFDTRYNVGLSKVNKYGDSSRNGVLQLSIGYKF; translated from the coding sequence ATGAAAAAAATTACTTTATCATTAATTGCAGCCCTAGCAATAGGTTTTTCTGCAAATGCACAAACTCCAGATGTAAAAATCGGAATAAAAGGAGGTTTTAACATCTCTAATATTAGTAACTTCGAAGACTCTTCATCACGTCCAGCTTTTCACATTGGAGCCGTTGCTGAAATTTTTATCAATGAAAAATTTTCTATTCAACCAGAATTACTATATTCAGCACAAGGAGCTAGATATGATTATACTGAAACTATAATAAGTAATTACTATTACTCTTCTAAAACTAAAACAGAAACATTAAAACTAGATTATATTACAATACCTGTAATTGCCAAATACTATATCGTAAAGGGACTTAATGTACAGGCAGGCCCTCAATTTGCATTCAATGTAACTGCAAAAAACCATATGGAAGATATTAAAGAGAATGTTAAGTCTTTTGAGTTTGGATTAGGACTTGGTGCTGGATACGAATTATCTAACGGAATATTCTTTGATACTAGATATAATGTAGGTCTTAGTAAAGTTAACAAATATGGAGATTCTTCAAGAAATGGGGTACTTCAATTATCTATAGGATATAAATTCTAA
- a CDS encoding ABC transporter ATP-binding protein translates to MNLIKILKQIKPFVMPYKRLIIGTLILTAVGSFAVQVNALIIRSMVDTLNDVVSGVKDLTWGYKMLVFSTVVLIVKEILNAFIQFGQKFFGEKLRIYVSRDISQLVVTKILTYRMAFYTSDENDSGKLQTRIDQGVGSITRLIQNFFIDILPLFANAIVALIFIYTANVYVGIVSTAMIPLYFYVSQLQASKLKGFRRKMRSYRENKNNGIISLINSITVIKSFVREPLEAEKHEEIQYDMTENQLQTRRMSFVFDAVKGFIEQFGLVVIILMTAYFVLKGEMTVGAIMFHVLLFNNVTAPIRQLHRIYDDVNDAMIYSETFFEIINADHEVETTGTYVPTEIKGKIEIKDVSFDYPNGTSALKEVSMTIEPNQTTALVGLSGAGKSTVINLLDKFYAPTSGQILLDGVDLREYDTKELRKHIGLVLQKNHIFQGSIAENIRYGNPHATIEEVELAAQKAYIHEQIIDLPQGYESDARLLSGGQQQRIAIARLFLKDPAIIFLDEPTASLDAIATEQIKKSLDAIKENRTVIIVSHSISQIIDAHDIVVMEKGRVVENGKHEELYENKNTYYEIFSAMANSLNLEKISQTLHQD, encoded by the coding sequence ATGAATTTGATAAAAATACTTAAACAGATAAAGCCTTTTGTAATGCCTTATAAGAGGTTAATCATAGGGACATTGATATTGACAGCCGTTGGGTCCTTCGCAGTGCAGGTAAATGCACTTATTATTCGCTCTATGGTAGATACGTTAAATGATGTAGTAAGTGGAGTGAAGGATTTAACTTGGGGGTATAAGATGCTTGTTTTTAGTACTGTTGTTCTTATTGTAAAAGAGATTTTAAATGCCTTTATACAGTTTGGTCAGAAGTTTTTTGGGGAGAAACTGCGTATTTATGTTTCTAGAGATATTTCACAGTTAGTGGTTACGAAGATATTGACCTATCGAATGGCTTTCTATACCTCTGATGAGAATGATAGTGGTAAGCTACAGACTCGTATAGATCAGGGAGTAGGGAGTATTACTAGATTGATTCAGAACTTTTTTATCGATATCTTGCCTTTGTTTGCTAATGCTATAGTAGCGTTGATATTTATATATACAGCTAATGTGTATGTGGGTATAGTTAGTACAGCGATGATTCCTTTATACTTCTATGTGAGTCAGCTTCAGGCTAGCAAATTAAAAGGTTTTAGAAGAAAAATGCGTAGCTATAGAGAGAATAAAAACAATGGTATTATCTCTCTGATTAATTCTATTACTGTCATTAAGTCTTTTGTGAGAGAACCTTTAGAAGCGGAGAAGCATGAAGAGATTCAATACGATATGACAGAGAATCAGTTACAGACGAGACGAATGAGTTTTGTCTTTGATGCTGTAAAAGGGTTTATTGAGCAGTTCGGACTTGTGGTGATTATTCTGATGACAGCTTACTTTGTTCTAAAAGGAGAGATGACTGTAGGAGCTATTATGTTTCACGTTCTATTATTTAATAACGTTACAGCTCCTATTAGACAGCTTCACCGTATCTATGATGATGTGAACGATGCGATGATTTACTCAGAGACTTTCTTTGAGATTATTAATGCAGATCATGAAGTAGAAACAACAGGTACTTATGTTCCTACCGAAATTAAAGGAAAGATAGAGATTAAGGATGTTTCTTTTGATTATCCTAATGGGACAAGCGCTTTAAAAGAAGTGTCTATGACGATAGAACCTAATCAGACGACTGCTCTTGTAGGGCTGAGTGGAGCAGGTAAGAGTACAGTGATTAATTTATTAGATAAGTTCTATGCGCCTACTTCTGGACAAATATTGTTAGATGGTGTAGATCTAAGAGAATACGATACTAAAGAACTTCGTAAGCACATAGGGCTTGTACTACAGAAGAATCACATATTCCAAGGTAGTATAGCAGAGAATATACGTTATGGGAATCCTCATGCTACGATAGAAGAAGTAGAATTAGCAGCGCAGAAGGCGTATATTCACGAGCAGATCATCGATCTTCCTCAAGGGTATGAATCTGATGCACGTCTGCTATCAGGGGGCCAACAACAGCGTATCGCTATAGCGAGGTTGTTCTTAAAAGATCCTGCTATTATTTTCTTAGATGAGCCTACAGCTAGCTTAGATGCTATCGCTACTGAGCAGATCAAGAAAAGTTTAGACGCGATTAAGGAGAATAGAACAGTGATTATCGTATCGCATAGTATTTCTCAGATTATAGATGCTCACGATATCGTAGTGATGGAAAAAGGAAGAGTAGTGGAGAATGGTAAGCATGAGGAGCTGTATGAGAATAAGAATACCTATTATGAGATCTTCTCTGCTATGGCAAATAGCTTGAACCTAGAGAAAATATCACAAACACTACATCAAGATTAA
- a CDS encoding porin family protein, translating into MRKITLSLVAALAIGFSANAQTPDVKIGAKGGLNISNLTNIDNTSSLTSFHIGAVAEIFVNERFSIQPELLYSAQGTSVDIDEMTYVGLNVARLEMDTEMRVNYINVPIMAKYYLWEGLNVQVGPQFGFLTSAKAHINKMRVDGVKIDVPSSSNNESIKDQFKSFDFGVNFGAGYELPVGVFFDARYNIGISKVNKEGSDAARNGVFQLSVGYKF; encoded by the coding sequence ATGAGAAAAATTACTTTATCATTAGTTGCAGCCCTAGCAATAGGTTTTTCTGCAAATGCACAAACTCCAGATGTAAAAATCGGAGCTAAAGGAGGATTAAATATTTCAAACTTAACAAATATAGATAATACATCGTCTCTTACTAGTTTTCACATTGGTGCAGTAGCTGAAATCTTCGTTAATGAGAGATTCTCTATCCAACCGGAGTTACTTTATTCTGCTCAAGGAACAAGCGTTGATATAGATGAAATGACTTACGTAGGTCTTAATGTAGCACGCCTAGAAATGGATACTGAGATGAGAGTTAATTATATCAATGTACCTATTATGGCTAAATACTACCTATGGGAAGGTCTAAACGTACAAGTAGGTCCACAATTCGGATTTTTAACTTCTGCTAAAGCACATATAAATAAAATGAGAGTTGACGGAGTAAAAATTGATGTACCTAGTAGTTCTAATAATGAATCTATAAAAGACCAATTTAAATCTTTTGACTTTGGTGTAAACTTTGGAGCTGGATATGAATTACCTGTAGGTGTATTTTTTGATGCTCGTTACAATATAGGTATTTCTAAAGTAAACAAAGAAGGTAGTGATGCTGCTAGAAACGGAGTATTCCAATTATCTGTAGGATATAAATTCTAA